A segment of the Anomalospiza imberbis isolate Cuckoo-Finch-1a 21T00152 chromosome 16, ASM3175350v1, whole genome shotgun sequence genome:
gctggcagcTTGACCTCTGTGCTATGGGCTTGGTGAGTCTGtcagggcaggggctggccctgggcctTTGCCCCGGATGGAGAGGAAGATTGCTTCAAGGAGTTGTgggtctgtgggagcagagaGGTGCCCCAAGGTTTTCACATAGCCCCATCTCCAAAGGCTGGCACGTTGACTTGCTGGTGGCATTTGGGTCAGTGAGGTCAGGTGAATTCCAGCAGTGGTCCACAGGACCTCTGAAGAGTCTGTTCTGTGTCATTGTGAGAACAGGGAGGGCTGTGGAAAATGTGTGGTGGTTGCATATGGAAGGTTTTAGCCAGCAAAGCTGTGTATTTCTAACACACCTTTTGACGTGGTGGCAGAGCACCTTCACCTGTTGGTTGATGGGGTTTTTGCTTGGAAGGGTACAAAACCACAGAACTAATTTCCTGTCTCCAGTGCACTGTCTCAGTTCCCCTGTGTGGCCTAATTCTAGATTTATCCCTGCCTTTACTCCAGTGTGTATTTTAACGCTCACTTTGTGATCTGTGAGGTCTTGCTTCTCAGCAGCTGGAGATCTTGCCCCTGAGCAGGGGGGCTGAGGCCAGGGGTTTGGGTTTGGCTTGGACTTTCAGGTTTCAACACCTGGGCCAGTCAGCTTAGGCTGAAAGAGCTTGTCATCTCCTGAGGATGGATGAGCCATGGTGGGAGCTGCTTGGCAGGGCTGCCATGACTCCTGTAAGTTTAGGGTACCAGCTGTCCTGCAGGATTTGAAATAGGCTTTTAGTCTGACTTATCCTGatccctccctgccttcctTAGGATTTTGCTTCTGATCCACTGCTCTTCTGTGGCAGCAGCCACTTGGCAGCAAACCTGCCTTGTGGCTGCAGCCTTGTGCTCCTGCTTCTGCAACCAGCAGCTTAGAAATGTGTGTGCCTGCCTTTGCAGAGACCAGAACTGCAGCAAGTTTTGCTGTTAATGCAACCCTTGAGGAGGTTAGAAACCCTGCAGCATGAGATGGAGAAGTCAGGGAGATTCTGGGAGTGTGGAGGGGAGGCTGGGAGAGAAGAGATttctggtggattttgggaCAAGTTACAGAGCTACGAAACAGTACAGTCTTACAATGGGGACCCAGAGCTGGCCTGAAGATGGTAAGTGTTTGCAATAGATggtttttaaagtaaaaaaacctcctttcatcaagttattttctgaatttctgtaccatttcttttcctttatttttagaaaaaactCGGTACAAACTGTCCTTTGCCCACAGTGACTATCTCCtgtcatttttcttctgtcttaaGAGACAGAATGCTGTTGATGGTCAAACATTTCTGGCCAGCATCTGTCAGGTTGCTAAAACCAGCTGAGGACAAGCTGCGAGATGCTCCTGGGAAAGAATCCTGTCTTTGAATTGGGGTGGGCTGGAAGTGACCACCAGGGCTTTGTCTTTTCACGTGCATAAGTCCAAGCAAACATCCTTCTTCTTAGCACTTGTCTGCTGGCATCTTTCAGAGGCACGGCAGACTGGTTTGGGGTGAGCAAAGACAGCGATGCCACTCAGAAATGGCAGAGGAAGAGCCTCCGGCACTGCAGCCTGCGCTACGGGAAGCTCAAGCCTCAGGTCATCCGGGAGATGGACTTGCCCAGCCAGGACAATATTTCTCTGACAAGCACAGAGACCCCTCCTCCGCTCTACGTGGGACCCTGCCAGCTGGGCATGCAGAAGGTGAGTAAcctgggacagagggacagagggcaAGGCTGGGCTCCCTGCTCGGTGTCTTCAGCACGCTGGCAGCTGTGACCTGTctgcaggctgagctctgcctcagCACATCTGGGCTCTGTGCTCAGACACTTCTCACGTCCCAGGTACGGTTTGGCAGCTCTCTCTCCAGCAGCCTCTCTCTGGTCTCGTTGGCTGAGATCCCTCAGGTGTGCCGGTGGCTCGGAGCTGTGTTTGTCATGCTGTGACTGTGGTGATCAGGGGTGTGCAGCATgaccagcagctctcagctcaGGCTTTCTGCTGCCATTTTGAAGGACAGGATTGTGTTGTACCCAGAGTAACCACTGCGCTGGACCCAAATGTACACTAGCAGGGCTGGCATCACTGGGGACCTTTGCCCTGCCCCAATCAGAATGCAAGCTGTAGGACAGCTACTGTCCCCATAGAACCCTGGTTATATTTTAGGACTTTGAAAAGTGTCTCTTGCATCAATGGTGCTACAGCTCTGCTCATGGGTCCTCAGAAGTGGTTTTGAGTGCCTGCAAGGGGCACCTGGGTTTGGTGCTGCCTCCTGCTCATTACCTTCAAGTGTGACCCAAGGGGGCAGGGTCCAGAGGAGCACATCCAGTGACCAGAACTAACCACAATATCCAGCTCTTCTCAGCGCTCCCCTCAGCGACAGTAATTGGTGTGGCTGATGGCTGTGCTTTGGTGAGCACCGCTGGGTGACTGGGAAAACGATTCCTTCCAAAGCAGGTCAGTCTGTGACCTGCAGCCTGGTGCCATCACTaaagcagaggagaggagagtgcatttttcacattttgtcTTGTTGTCTTCTTTTCTGTTAAATGTCTTGCACCTAATCTTTGGTCACAGGAGACTTAGAAATATTGTTGAGCTGTATGTGGGCTACATTAAATCAGAATGTGGTGTCAGTAGGTGTGAGCCCATTAAGCTTCCTGTTGAGTGTGCAACTGTGGATTAAAAAAAGCTCGTAAAACCTTGGGATAAAGCATAGAGGTCTTATGGAAACCACAGCTGGGATGATGTAAGGGCAGAGGCAAGGTTTGTAGCTGAAGGCAATGTTTTCATTACGTTGATTTGTATGTTTGGAATAAGTGAGAGCTCTGGCCTGAGGAGTCCCAAAGAAGGTCTTGCAGCTCCTGGAAGCTTGCCTGCTTTATCCAGCTGTTAAATTTAATTAATGGAAGCAGATGTAAATATACAGTAAAGTTTCAACAGGATAACAGGAAACTGCTTAAGTCCTGGGCTGTCCAGTATCAGGAAGGAAACTAGCTGAAGAAAgaacatttctgttttcaggGATTTCTCAAACTCCTATTTAGGCAGCACATTCTCTGACTGTTGAGCTCATTGGCATGGGAGACAATGAAACCAAGAGCTTaggaagggctggaggaggTTTGGAGTCTTATGTGAGATACTGGAGCAGGCTGGTTGACAATAGTCAATACcaacaaaagagaagaaaacccaGTAGGTTATTCCTTATCTCCCTATTTTAGAATTGCTTGGTCCCTGCAGGCTGGTTCTTGGTCAATCCCAGGAGCCAGGCCCCTTTCATGGTCTCAAGAAGAGAGAGGAGGCTTGGTAGGAAAGGCTTTGTGGGTGGAAGGACTGATGGGCTGCTCCTCTTGGCAGATCATCGACCCCCTGGCCCGGGGGCGAGCATTCCGGATGGCCGAGGACACGGACGGCTGCAGCGTCCCCCACACGCCCATCACACCGGGGGCCAcctccctctgctccttcaCCAGCTCCCGCTCGGGCTTCAACCGCCTCCCGCGGCGCCGCAAGCGCGAGTCCGTGGCCAAAATGAGCTTCCGAGCGGCCGCCGCGCTGGTGAAGGTACTGCCTGCACAGGGCATGGGCCAGAGGGGTCTCTGCCCTGGCACGTGGGTGCAaggagctgctcagcacaggggATGGGGATagctgtgctgggggggacAAAATGAAGTCACCTCCTGTTGTGTTACAGCCGTGTCTACAGGAGGCAGATTGGCAAGAAAACGGGGATGGTGGTTCAGTTTTGGTACAGTTCTTGCTTTATTGGCTTGGGGACTTTGACTCCCATGGCCAGCAGCCTCAGAGCCTTCTAGCAGGTCCAGTTCAGCCTGTCTGGACCTTTGGGTGGTCCATGTGCACCTGGTAAGCAGCCAGGGAAGAGCAGAAATACCTGGCTCTTGCTGTACAAGTCTCTTCatcctgccctgtgcctgctgtCCTGGGCTCAGTGATGTTTTTTGCTGTGTCCAGTAGCAGCCATCACTGTGGTTTGGTCAGACACTTTGTACAACATGTGCTAGAGGAGCACATGGCAAGCCTGGAGGTGGGTGCTGTGGGTTGAGAAGTGGGGTGACAGCTGTGTGTCTCACCAGAAAGGTCTCACACATCACATCTGCTGTGCTCCATCCACAAGCATGAACCAAGCTCAGCACTTGGGCTGGGGTGGGTTTGTGAGCTGGGGGTCAGGTTCTGGCAGtgcccccatgtccctgtccctggctgcaggGCCGCTCTGTGAAGGACAGCACCCTGAGGAGGGCCCAGCGGCGCAGCTTCACCCCCGCCAGCTTCCTGGAGGAGGACACGGTGGATTTCCCAGATGAGCTCGACACTTCCTTCTTCGCTCGGGTGAGGGGCAGGTCTGGCACGGTGCTGGCCCAGAAGCAGAGCAGGACTCTGGTTCTGGCAGGACTGTGTGTGGCAGAGAGCAGCACTGCtttctgccagggctgctgtcTCAAATGGGGTGTTGGCTTCTTCTGATGGGACTGCTGTCTCTCTGCCCAGGAAGGAGTCCTTCATGAGGAGCTCTCTACTTACCCAGATGAAGTGTTCGAGTCACCATCAGAAGCTGCAATCAAAGATGCTGAGGTGAAACCTCCAGATCAGACAGATCTCACAGGAGGTGCTTTGGACAAAAATGAGCTTGAAAGAAGCCACTTACTACTGTGAGTATCTTCATGGTAGCTGCCAAAGCATAACATGGGGCAGCCAACCCATTTGGAGTGGGGCCTCCTGCATGGAGGAAGCCAAGGTCTGCATGCTGTGGGTGTTTGgtgcagagctcagagcagtgCAGTGATAGGTTTTCTTTAAATCCAGCTGAAGACCTCCTGCCCCAGCTACCCATGATGTGAAAGGTGACTCTGAGACCACTTCTGAAGTCACTCCGGCAACTTCCAGCTTCATACTATAGTGTTTCAGAGATTGTATCATACCTTGAGGAAGCAAAAGACACTTTaaatgagctgtgaggatgctgAGGGCCCAGCCTTTGGCTATGGAGAGCATGGCAAAGTGAGAAATGTGTTGCCCTTGCCACAGTCACCAGTAACTGTTCTCATGCTCCAAGGAGCGGTGAAGCATTGCAGAGTGTCCAGCTGGGCTGCATTCCTCACTTGAAATGAGAGAAAGGTGTGGCACTGATGCTGAGAGCCCTACAAATATGTGGGTGGTGCTGTACTGTATGCCTGGATTTTTTCCACCTGAGTAACTGGTACTGAGTAATTGCTCTGTGTTGCTTCCGAGTCAGCTCACCCcagcagagagctctgctgggTGTGAACATGGAGCAGACAGGGAGGTCCTTGTTGTGGttctgctgctctcagcccGTCTTGCTGTGTTGGCACTTTCTCTTCAAGTGTTTCCAAGAACTTCACTCAGTTTAACATAAGGGGAAGCACAAGTGGTGGGAGTTTGTTGTCACTCCTGTGAGATGGTTTCAGTCTTCTTGGGTCCCTTTGGATCTCCttaaatagttttatttattgaggaaaatacttctttttcttcacaCTTCAGAGAGCTGTTATCAGAGTCACAGTTGGGTGTCCTTTCACGTGGTGAGGTGTTTGTTTGGGCATGGGGAGATTGCAGCACTGGAAACACTGGGAAGCAGCACGTCCGCCCCACAGAAACCACTTGACCTCTTGGGCAAGAGCAGGCTGCAGTGGAACCTGCACCTTCTGCTGCAGAAGGACTTCCCAAGGGGAAGCTGGGATATTCAAATGCATCTTCTGCAAGGTGCAATATGCAAAGAGCTGAAGTTTCCAGCAGTATTTTGTCTACAGAGGTTCAGATTCTCCCTTCTGCTGTTGCTTGCCTGTACTTCTGAGCTGTCATGATCTCTCCAGATATTCCAGTCATCTTTCAGAAGAAAGGTTGTTGGCTGTTTTCTCTCAGCACTTCTGACAAGCACTGTCTTTGTGCAGAGTGGGACATTTGGGAGGCCAGAGCACATTTGGACTAGAGCACATGTTGGGAGCAtgcctcctgcagtgccaggcaATGAGGAGGGTGAAATGGGAgttagttggggttttttggtcaAGTCTGAGTGCTACAGATGTGACCTTCACACTGCTGTCTAAGAGCAAGGAAATACAAATCTATCTGGATGTGATGGAGACTTAAAAAGTAGGTATTATTCAGCAGTAATCTGTGCAATGTTCATCAGATCTATTTTGACAAAAAAGCCTTTTAGCTCAGGATACTTGGGATTTTTATTGCGTTGTTGAAgcctgctggttttttttttttcctgaaaaatgcaCACATTGGTACAAATAAAGGAGGAATGGAAGAGAGATTGGGAGAGGTAGCTGGTACAGCTTGCAGCCTGTGACAGGGCTGCTTTCTTGGTCTGGGAAGCTGCTTGGATTCACTTTTGTCCAGTTTGCCAGTCCAGTCACATTGAAGTGAGGCATTGAAGTGACATTTAAAGGTGGGTATTTCCACTGCTGGGCTAAACTCCACTTCCATTTCATAGCAGAGGGCAGAGTAAGAGGATTGAAGTAGGGGAGGAAGTAGACATGCCTGAGGTTGCAGAGGTGCCTGTTGCAGCCTCCCTGTTTCAGCCTGTTGCTGAAACACTTTAAAGCCACGAGAGCTCCACAGTGGTGGGGCTTAGTTAGGCACAGCAGCCTTGTGCCACTCTCTGTGTGTTTGCTGTGCTTTCTGCCACTTCTGTGCTTTCCTTTCCTGGCTCTGCGTAACCCTTTGAAATACGGCTCCCACTTCAGGGCACCTTGTCTGCCatcagctgctgcccagcccagagcgggtgggccgggcagaggctctgctgccaccaaaGGCCACGGGAGGGCTGGTCCCTACTGCTGTCCTGCTTTTGATTTCAGCCCCCTGGAGCGAGGCTGGCGGAAGCAGAAGGACGGGGCCCTGGCGCAGCCCAAGGTGCGCTTGCGGCAGGAGGTGGTGAGCGTGAGCCCGCAGAAGCGAGGCCAGCGCATCGCCGTGCCCGTGAGGAAGCTCTTTGCCAAGGAGAAGAGGCCCTACGGGCTGGGCATGGTGGGCAAGCTGACCAACAGGACGTACCGCAAGCGCATTGACAGCTACGTCAAACGGCAGATCGAGGACATGGATGACCACAGGTGAGAGCTGCGCTCACGGGGGGTTCCCCGTGAACTGCTGAGCGAGGGATTGCTGCTGGCCCTTGGGGACTCGGGTCACTGGGTGCTGCTGAGACCCCCATCTTTGTCCCTTGGAGTGCAGAGCCAGCTGCAGCTGACAGCAGCGTGTTTGTGTCCTCACCCAGCTCCTCATggtgtgtctgtgtctctgctgcctggagggACTGCAGGTCTCTGTGCCACCACCATTGTTCTGTGGTGAACAGCAGGGCTCAGCTATCCCTGCCTCTTGTCATTCCCCTAGGGTCATTATTTCAGAAACACAGCACAGTTTAGCGTCAGGCTTTGGTGTTCCCATGGATGTTTCCTTGGGAAAGGGTGGTTGTCCAGGGTAATGGGGGAGTCAGAGTAAACAGGCTCTGTCTTCGGCAAGACCTTAGGTCATTGCCTCCTGTCCTGTGCACTCCTAGGTGATCCTGGCCATGTGCCCCAGATTTTGGTGAGGTTTCTGGGGgaaaacagcagcttttccccTCTGTCCTGTTAGCAGATGTAGTATGTCTGtgtttctgcctctgatccttttccctttcctccatCCAGGCCTTTCTTCACTTACTGGGTCACCTTTGTGCATTCACTCATCACCATCCTCGCTGTGTGCATCTACGGCATCGCCCCTGTGGGGTTCTCACAACATGAAACTGTTGATTCAGTAAGTGAATCCCCCTGACATGCCTGGAGTGTGATTGAGTTTAGCCCTCAGCTGTTGTGTCACAGCCTACTGGCTCCTTGCCTTTGTGGCTGGGTGCCTGCTGTCCAGCTGGGGGGCTGCCTGCAGGGTCTCTGGGAGCCCCCACACCAccttctctccctcctgcaGCCACAGTGCTCCTGCTGTCAGATTATATCTGACACAAAGCAcggtggctgtgctggcagcacttCCCAACAGCTTGTTCCCCTCCTGGTGGAGACCAGGAGGATGATCATGGCAGGGAAATACTTCAAACCTGAGCTAAGCTTTTGCAACAGTTGAAGGATTTTTCTTCTGCCAGGGGTAAAACTGACTTGTCTGACTTTGGGAGCTGATTTGAAGCTGTTTGTAGCCTTCCCACACATTGTTAAAGGTTTCTGGGATACAGATATCTCTACAGCCATgtccctgctccttgcaggaGATGCCCTGGGGAGCTTCTCAGCTGCATATCTGACAGCTTTCAGGGCACCTGGGCCTGcactgcctgtgggtgctgactgtgctgctcagctctgtggAGCTTTGTGCTGGCTCAGGCCACTCCAAGGGCTCCAGGCCCTGGCATTTCTTGAAAGTTGAAGTAGCCAGAGATAGACATTTTGAATAAAACCTTAACATGAAGATGCCCACACCTTGATGGGGGGGTTTACATGTgatcctgcaaaaaaaaaaaaaacagatggaGAGAGCTGTGGGCCCCATCATTGGCTGTGGGGATTCCTGTTCATCCTGGGGGCTGTTTTCACCAGTCCCTGCTGCTTGCCCTGCTGACCCTGGGGGCTGGAGCTCACAGGGctcttgctttctctccttGTAGGTCTTACGAAACAGAGGGGTTTATGAAAATGTCAAATATGTTCAGCAGGAAAACTTCTGGATCGGCCCCAGCTCAGTGAGTGCTGCTGGTGGGACTGTTAGTGGGTGGATGGGGGACTgtgtgctgcagctgtgccaccCCATGGACCAGAGCCCTCTGCTGCTTGGAGCTCAGGGGTCTGCTGTCACTGTCAGGGAGCAgcggtgctcccagccccagccaccCTGCAGATTGGGGTGCCTGGAGGTTGGGATGGACCTTGGCTTTCCTGCTTTGCACCCTGTTTCTACAAAGACAAGCACGGGGTTAGGAAAAATGCAGGAGTTGTATGGTGTGTGACAGCTTTCCTGATGCCATTCCCCCTGGGAAAAACGAAAATGAAGAGGAAACGTCACACagttttctcttccagccatAGTGCTGGCCTTTCTGGGGCTATGGGCAAAGAAATCCCTGAACTTTTGTTCTGGACCTGTCTCCAAAGCAAATATGTAGAATGTGCATGGTGTGTGTTTGGCTTCATCGTGCAGGACTTGTCGCTGGCCCTTGAGGCTGGGTAGGGGTACCCCtagcagctcccccagcctgctCTGCCCAGGCAATCGTTGCCTTGGCTGAGCTGAGTGTTTCCATCTCTGCCAGGAGGCCCTGATCCACCTGGGGGCCAAGTTCTCCCCGTGCATGAGGCAGGACCAGCAGGTGCACAGCTTCATCAGCGCCAAGCGGGAGAAGGAGAAGCACTCGGCGTGCTGCGTGCGCAACGACAAGTCAGGCTGCGTGCAGACCTCGGAGGAGGAGTGCTCAGTGAGTGCCACGGCCcttctcctgccagccctgcagcctcaGGGCCTCTTCTGCTGATGCTTCTTTCCATGGGCTTCATGGTGAcacctctcctctctcctgcagTCCACGCTGGCCGTGTGGGTGAAGTGGCCCCATCATCCCAGCACACCGATGCTGGCAGGGAACAAGAGGCAGTTTGGCTCTGTTTGTCATCAGGACCCCAGGTAggtcctgcctggcccagcTGCCATCCTCGGGGGGACAGGGCTGCTGTACAGTCAGTCCCAGGCCAGTGGATTGCTggatggggcagcaggagctctggAGGGGTGTGGGGCAGTGATGTCCCTACACTGCAGGGGAGGCTGATGCAGGGTGTGAACATATTTCTCCTCACCTCTGGTCTCTGTTGTGGGCTGCCCACCTGAACAGAGGCCTGTTGTGAGCTGTGGGTGCCTTTCTGAACCCTCTCCCCCTCCTCACCTGCTCCCTGCACAATTCCCTGCTTGGGGGGCAGCAGTCATGAGCCTAGCACATCTCTGCCCAGGAGCCcagccagctgctggctgccctggcacagTCACTGCAGGCTGATGTAGAGCTGAAACCAGCTGAATTCCTGCCCTTGGGGTGTGCCCACCTGAAAGAGATCCAGTTTGTTGCTGGGCAGCTGTGTGCTCTCTGCCTTTGTGATCTCTGTTGGAAGGAGGCTGAGGCATGGCCAGATGGCCTTGGCTGGTctggtgtcactgtcaccatgcagggacacagggagctGTGGAATGGCAGCCTGGGCACAGGCAGAGTGTGGAAATCCCACCTGGTGCTGGGGAAAGGTATTTCTCAGGCTGATATGTGCTTTGTTGCTGCAGGGTGTGTGAGCAGCCAGCCTCGATGGAGCCCCACGAGTGGCCAGATGACATCACCAAGTGGCCGGTGAGCATGGCCAGAGGCGCAGGGCCTGCACGGGCAGCTGCAGTGTGGCATTTGCATCCCACTGTGCAGAgcctcagctgtgctggtgggagGGCAGGGTCTCTGGtgcagcttctgctgcttgTCACAAACACCGGCTCAGggcagctgtgctctgcccagcCAAGGCTCAAAGCCCTCCAACAATTGAAGTTGTCCTGTGCCAGCTAAAGCCCTGGATGCTGTCAGGGTAACAGGGAGATGGAAACCAACTCAGCCTCGCGCTGGAGAGGAGGTGTCAACTGATGTTCAGGCAGATGGAGTATCAGGCACCATCCTGCTGTCAGAGGGAGCTGTGTCTGGGATCTGGCTTCTTCCCAAGGGGCTGTTTTGATTTTACCCAGCCAGCAAGCAAAGCTGTGGCTGTCTGACTGCAGCCTGTTGTTGTTTTCCAGATCTGCACAAAAAACAGTGCTGGGAATTACACCAACCACCTCCACATGGACTGTGTGATTACGGGCCGGCCCTGCTGCATTGGGACCAAGGGAAGGTAGTGAGTTTTACCTGTATGGAGGGGCTGGGTGTTGGGGTGAGACATGAGGCCTTTTCAGGTCGTAGACCCAGCCATTTGCCCTCCTTGTCCTTTCCACACACCacccagagccctgctgggaaggggagTTGGACAGAGAGCCATGACAGGTCTCCCAGATGGAGCAGGAGTTCACAGCCAGCCTGAGGCTGACATAGCAGGGTATCTCACTCAACTGGTCCTGCAGTATGGAGGGATTTGGATACCAGTTTGGAGGAATTGAACAGTTCTGGTGGGAAGTCCTGCACTTTTCCTTAGGAGTGGCCGGCTTGTTCCTGACAGGCTCCATTGTCCCCAGCCTGCAGTCCATGGGCACTCAAAGGAGATGTCAGGAAATGGCCTACTCTGGGTTTCCAAAAGAGGAAGATGCTGTTTTTCTCATGTTATCCCTGAGCTTGAGTAGTCACTCAGTGCTTAGGCTTGGCTTTCCCTGCTAGGGAGAAAAATATGTGCTGCCCCAAGGAGTTTCTCTGTCCCTGAATGTCATGACCAGGATACTCTTGACATAGCCCCCCCTTCCCCTCTGCCAGCTGTGGAGGCACAAGACTCCCCCAGTCTGAGACACAGCTTCCACAGGCTCTGGTAGCTCTTCCCAGCTCTAAACAGCAGCTTTAGGACCTGCCTTGGAGTCCTGGCATGCAGGTCTGTGGAGCTTTCCTGGAGGAGAGAAGCAGGAGGGGTGTGTGGAGAGGCACTGGGCTCAAATGGGAATGTGTTTGTGCCTTTGCTGAGACACTACAGCATGTCAGGGGCCGCTGAAGGCATCAGTTCTCATGGATGGGATGAGAAAAGCAGAGTGGGTGGCCTGGGAAGGCACAGGAATGATGCATTGTGCTTTCCATGTGCGACTTGTGCCTCCTGCAGGTGTGAAATTACCTCCCGGGAGTATTGTGAATTCATGCGGGGCTATTTCCATGAGGAGGCAACGCTCTGCTCTCAGGTAAGGGTGCAGTGGGGGGGTTGTATGGCTGCCCTACTCCCTCCAGGTGCCCTCAGCAGCTTGGCAGGATCTGGGGTGGCAGTGCTGCACATTAGGTGGGAgtcctgtgtcctgtccctcgctgagcctggaggaagctgctgctcctggctgcagtGGCAGAGGTGGCTGCATCTGTCCCCCTTTGGGGGC
Coding sequences within it:
- the RHBDF1 gene encoding inactive rhomboid protein 1 isoform X2; its protein translation is MAARPEDKRGTMSEARHDSTSSLQRKKPPWLKLDIPVPVPLPVPEEPPQPVQPTRRQAFLRSVSMPADNSRVPSLPHDPARRAVLQRQTSITQTIKRQVRFQRSQTLPARGHRGGRSSLRKRQSLPRSFFRGTADWFGVSKDSDATQKWQRKSLRHCSLRYGKLKPQVIREMDLPSQDNISLTSTETPPPLYVGPCQLGMQKIIDPLARGRAFRMAEDTDGCSVPHTPITPGATSLCSFTSSRSGFNRLPRRRKRESVAKMSFRAAAALVKGRSVKDSTLRRAQRRSFTPASFLEEDTVDFPDELDTSFFAREGVLHEELSTYPDEVFESPSEAAIKDAEVKPPDQTDLTGGALDKNELERSHLLLPLERGWRKQKDGALAQPKVRLRQEVVSVSPQKRGQRIAVPVRKLFAKEKRPYGLGMVGKLTNRTYRKRIDSYVKRQIEDMDDHRPFFTYWVTFVHSLITILAVCIYGIAPVGFSQHETVDSVLRNRGVYENVKYVQQENFWIGPSSEALIHLGAKFSPCMRQDQQVHSFISAKREKEKHSACCVRNDKSGCVQTSEEECSSTLAVWVKWPHHPSTPMLAGNKRQFGSVCHQDPRVCEQPASMEPHEWPDDITKWPICTKNSAGNYTNHLHMDCVITGRPCCIGTKGRCEITSREYCEFMRGYFHEEATLCSQVHCMDDVCGLLPFLNPEVPDQFYRLWLSLFLHAGILHCLVSVCFQMTILRDLEKLAGWHRISIIYILSGITGNLASAIFLPYRAEVGPAGSQFGILACLFVELFQSWQILARPWRAFFKLLAVVLFLFAFGLLPWIDNFAHISGFISGFFLSFAFLPYISFGKFDLYRKRCQIIVFQLIFIALFSGLVILFYFYPIKCEWCEFLTCIPFTDKFCEKYDLDAQLH
- the RHBDF1 gene encoding inactive rhomboid protein 1 isoform X4; translation: MAARPEDKRGTMSEARHDSTSSLQRKKPPWLKLDIPVPVPLPVPEEPPQPVQPTRRQAFLRSVSMPADNSRVPSLPHDPARRAVLQRQTSITQTIKRGTADWFGVSKDSDATQKWQRKSLRHCSLRYGKLKPQVIREMDLPSQDNISLTSTETPPPLYVGPCQLGMQKIIDPLARGRAFRMAEDTDGCSVPHTPITPGATSLCSFTSSRSGFNRLPRRRKRESVAKMSFRAAAALVKGRSVKDSTLRRAQRRSFTPASFLEEDTVDFPDELDTSFFAREGVLHEELSTYPDEVFESPSEAAIKDAEVKPPDQTDLTGGALDKNELERSHLLLPLERGWRKQKDGALAQPKVRLRQEVVSVSPQKRGQRIAVPVRKLFAKEKRPYGLGMVGKLTNRTYRKRIDSYVKRQIEDMDDHRPFFTYWVTFVHSLITILAVCIYGIAPVGFSQHETVDSVLRNRGVYENVKYVQQENFWIGPSSEALIHLGAKFSPCMRQDQQVHSFISAKREKEKHSACCVRNDKSGCVQTSEEECSSTLAVWVKWPHHPSTPMLAGNKRQFGSVCHQDPRVCEQPASMEPHEWPDDITKWPICTKNSAGNYTNHLHMDCVITGRPCCIGTKGRCEITSREYCEFMRGYFHEEATLCSQVHCMDDVCGLLPFLNPEVPDQFYRLWLSLFLHAGILHCLVSVCFQMTILRDLEKLAGWHRISIIYILSGITGNLASAIFLPYRAEVGPAGSQFGILACLFVELFQSWQILARPWRAFFKLLAVVLFLFAFGLLPWIDNFAHISGFISGFFLSFAFLPYISFGKFDLYRKRCQIIVFQLIFIALFSGLVILFYFYPIKCEWCEFLTCIPFTDKFCEKYDLDAQLH
- the RHBDF1 gene encoding inactive rhomboid protein 1 isoform X1; this encodes MAARPEDKRGTMSEARHDSTSSLQRKKPPWLKLDIPVPVPLPVPEEPPQPVQPTRRQAFLRSVSMPADNSRVPSLPHDPARRAVLQRQTSITQTIKSRQVRFQRSQTLPARGHRGGRSSLRKRQSLPRSFFRGTADWFGVSKDSDATQKWQRKSLRHCSLRYGKLKPQVIREMDLPSQDNISLTSTETPPPLYVGPCQLGMQKIIDPLARGRAFRMAEDTDGCSVPHTPITPGATSLCSFTSSRSGFNRLPRRRKRESVAKMSFRAAAALVKGRSVKDSTLRRAQRRSFTPASFLEEDTVDFPDELDTSFFAREGVLHEELSTYPDEVFESPSEAAIKDAEVKPPDQTDLTGGALDKNELERSHLLLPLERGWRKQKDGALAQPKVRLRQEVVSVSPQKRGQRIAVPVRKLFAKEKRPYGLGMVGKLTNRTYRKRIDSYVKRQIEDMDDHRPFFTYWVTFVHSLITILAVCIYGIAPVGFSQHETVDSVLRNRGVYENVKYVQQENFWIGPSSEALIHLGAKFSPCMRQDQQVHSFISAKREKEKHSACCVRNDKSGCVQTSEEECSSTLAVWVKWPHHPSTPMLAGNKRQFGSVCHQDPRVCEQPASMEPHEWPDDITKWPICTKNSAGNYTNHLHMDCVITGRPCCIGTKGRCEITSREYCEFMRGYFHEEATLCSQVHCMDDVCGLLPFLNPEVPDQFYRLWLSLFLHAGILHCLVSVCFQMTILRDLEKLAGWHRISIIYILSGITGNLASAIFLPYRAEVGPAGSQFGILACLFVELFQSWQILARPWRAFFKLLAVVLFLFAFGLLPWIDNFAHISGFISGFFLSFAFLPYISFGKFDLYRKRCQIIVFQLIFIALFSGLVILFYFYPIKCEWCEFLTCIPFTDKFCEKYDLDAQLH
- the RHBDF1 gene encoding inactive rhomboid protein 1 isoform X3, with the protein product MSEARHDSTSSLQRKKPPWLKLDIPVPVPLPVPEEPPQPVQPTRRQAFLRSVSMPADNSRVPSLPHDPARRAVLQRQTSITQTIKSRQVRFQRSQTLPARGHRGGRSSLRKRQSLPRSFFRGTADWFGVSKDSDATQKWQRKSLRHCSLRYGKLKPQVIREMDLPSQDNISLTSTETPPPLYVGPCQLGMQKIIDPLARGRAFRMAEDTDGCSVPHTPITPGATSLCSFTSSRSGFNRLPRRRKRESVAKMSFRAAAALVKGRSVKDSTLRRAQRRSFTPASFLEEDTVDFPDELDTSFFAREGVLHEELSTYPDEVFESPSEAAIKDAEVKPPDQTDLTGGALDKNELERSHLLLPLERGWRKQKDGALAQPKVRLRQEVVSVSPQKRGQRIAVPVRKLFAKEKRPYGLGMVGKLTNRTYRKRIDSYVKRQIEDMDDHRPFFTYWVTFVHSLITILAVCIYGIAPVGFSQHETVDSVLRNRGVYENVKYVQQENFWIGPSSEALIHLGAKFSPCMRQDQQVHSFISAKREKEKHSACCVRNDKSGCVQTSEEECSSTLAVWVKWPHHPSTPMLAGNKRQFGSVCHQDPRVCEQPASMEPHEWPDDITKWPICTKNSAGNYTNHLHMDCVITGRPCCIGTKGRCEITSREYCEFMRGYFHEEATLCSQVHCMDDVCGLLPFLNPEVPDQFYRLWLSLFLHAGILHCLVSVCFQMTILRDLEKLAGWHRISIIYILSGITGNLASAIFLPYRAEVGPAGSQFGILACLFVELFQSWQILARPWRAFFKLLAVVLFLFAFGLLPWIDNFAHISGFISGFFLSFAFLPYISFGKFDLYRKRCQIIVFQLIFIALFSGLVILFYFYPIKCEWCEFLTCIPFTDKFCEKYDLDAQLH